One genomic window of Terriglobia bacterium includes the following:
- the pcaB gene encoding 3-carboxy-cis,cis-muconate cycloisomerase, with the protein MATTAPLAAVFSDESVLQAMLDFEVALARAEARLNIIPHAAAELIAQEAGAAGFDVPAIIAATFHTGTPAIPLVEQLIARVRARDQAAAGFVHWGATSQDVCDTAMVALLCRARAILFANLARLERALQSLADKHGQTVMLGRTLLQAAPPITFGLKAASWLAAIARSRRRLEKSFEQASVLQFGGASGTLAALGNHGLAVAQAVADELKLTLPDAPWHTHRDRLAELVCSCGVLTGSLGKMARDVSLLMQDEVAEVSEPAAPGRGGSSTMPHKHNPVGCVLALSAAGRVPPLVSAFLSSMVQEHERAAGGWQAEWSIISSVIGATGLAVSAMAEVAEGLTVDAARMRANMDATRGAVFAERAMMVLAEKVGRDAARKLVEEAVRLSREKGRKLSATLGAMRDLPPGAAALLADLENPEQYLGVADELRKRLLASAKENHLDKE; encoded by the coding sequence ATGGCCACCACTGCGCCGCTGGCTGCCGTGTTCTCCGACGAGTCCGTTTTACAAGCAATGCTCGATTTTGAAGTTGCACTGGCCCGCGCTGAAGCGCGGCTGAATATCATCCCGCACGCGGCCGCTGAGTTGATCGCGCAGGAAGCCGGGGCAGCGGGCTTCGATGTACCGGCGATCATCGCGGCCACGTTTCACACCGGGACTCCGGCCATCCCGCTGGTCGAACAATTGATCGCGCGCGTCCGGGCAAGAGATCAGGCTGCGGCAGGCTTCGTCCACTGGGGCGCGACCAGCCAGGATGTTTGCGATACCGCGATGGTGGCGCTGCTCTGCAGGGCGCGGGCGATTCTCTTTGCCAATCTGGCGCGCCTGGAGCGGGCGCTGCAAAGTCTCGCCGACAAGCACGGCCAGACGGTGATGCTCGGCCGCACTCTGTTGCAGGCCGCGCCTCCCATTACGTTTGGCCTGAAAGCCGCCAGCTGGCTCGCCGCCATAGCGCGCTCGCGCCGCAGGCTGGAGAAAAGTTTCGAGCAAGCAAGTGTCTTGCAGTTTGGCGGCGCAAGCGGAACTTTGGCAGCTCTGGGGAACCACGGCCTCGCCGTGGCCCAGGCCGTGGCCGACGAGCTGAAGTTGACGTTGCCCGACGCTCCATGGCACACACATCGCGATCGTCTGGCTGAACTGGTCTGCTCCTGCGGCGTGCTGACCGGATCGCTCGGCAAGATGGCGCGCGACGTCAGCCTCCTGATGCAAGACGAGGTGGCTGAAGTCAGCGAGCCTGCTGCTCCGGGCCGCGGAGGCTCTTCCACCATGCCGCACAAGCACAATCCCGTGGGATGCGTGCTGGCGCTGAGCGCCGCGGGCCGTGTGCCGCCGTTGGTGTCGGCATTTCTCTCCAGTATGGTGCAGGAACACGAGCGCGCTGCCGGAGGCTGGCAGGCGGAGTGGAGCATCATCTCTTCCGTGATCGGCGCGACGGGCTTGGCGGTCTCCGCCATGGCGGAAGTCGCCGAAGGCCTCACGGTGGATGCCGCGCGCATGCGCGCCAACATGGATGCCACTCGCGGAGCCGTTTTCGCTGAGCGCGCCATGATGGTCCTGGCAGAAAAAGTGGGGCGCGATGCGGCCCGCAAACTGGTGGAAGAAGCCGTGCGACTCAGCCGGGAGAAAGGGCGGAAGCTGAGCGCTACGCTGGGCGCCATGAGAGACTTGCCGCCAGGCGCGGCGGCGCTTCTGGCTGACCTGGAAAACCCCGAACAATACCTTGGCGTCGCTGACGAATTGCGAAAACGCTTGTTGGCTTCCGCAAAGGAAAACCATTTAGACAAGGAGTAA
- the pcaD gene encoding 3-oxoadipate enol-lactonase has translation MPFIAINGARLFYRLEGRDDLPVLLLSHSLGCDHSMWDPQMPALLDYFRVLRYDTRGHGASAVPQGDYSLEQLGREPLDLAGALGIGNFAFCGLSMGGAVGQWLALHAPGRLSSLVLANSSPQFGARDTWDARIKAVQEGGIAAIADAVMGRFFSPDRQAGPYAQSTRRVLLGTDPAGYAGCCTALRDMNHKSVLGKIAVPTLVIGSDRDPSTPWEGNGDLLAREIPGAKAVVLSGAHLSNLEQPRGFTAALLEFLLASHHRPQDALEEGMRVRRQVLGDEHVDRAINSATALTREFQELITRYAWGTVWSRPGLNQRTRRLLVAAITSSLGRWEEFRLHLRAGLQNGLELSDVKEVLLQVAIYAGVPAANTAFKIAREIVEEINAPKN, from the coding sequence TTGCCATTTATCGCCATCAATGGCGCTCGCCTGTTCTATCGCCTGGAAGGGCGAGACGACCTGCCTGTCCTGCTGCTCTCGCATTCCCTGGGCTGCGACCACAGCATGTGGGACCCGCAGATGCCCGCGTTGCTCGACTATTTTCGTGTGCTGCGATATGACACGCGAGGCCACGGCGCGTCCGCTGTCCCCCAGGGCGATTACTCCCTCGAACAACTGGGCCGCGAGCCGCTGGATCTGGCCGGGGCGCTCGGCATCGGCAACTTTGCGTTTTGTGGATTGTCCATGGGCGGCGCCGTGGGTCAGTGGCTGGCGCTCCATGCGCCCGGACGCCTTTCATCGCTCGTGCTGGCCAACTCTTCACCGCAGTTCGGCGCCCGCGACACGTGGGACGCCCGCATCAAGGCAGTTCAAGAGGGTGGGATCGCGGCCATCGCGGACGCCGTGATGGGACGCTTCTTTTCTCCTGATCGCCAGGCCGGCCCATACGCGCAGTCAACTCGCCGCGTCCTTCTGGGCACCGACCCCGCGGGCTACGCCGGCTGTTGCACAGCGCTGCGCGACATGAATCACAAGAGCGTGCTGGGCAAGATCGCCGTGCCCACGCTGGTGATTGGCAGTGATCGCGATCCTTCCACGCCGTGGGAAGGCAACGGCGACCTCCTGGCGCGCGAAATTCCCGGGGCCAAAGCCGTTGTCTTGTCCGGCGCGCACCTCTCCAACCTGGAGCAGCCACGCGGTTTCACCGCGGCGTTGCTGGAGTTTCTGCTGGCGTCGCACCACCGGCCGCAGGACGCGCTGGAAGAAGGTATGCGTGTCCGCCGCCAGGTGCTGGGCGACGAGCATGTGGACCGTGCCATCAACAGCGCCACCGCTCTCACCCGTGAATTTCAGGAGTTGATTACCCGCTACGCCTGGGGGACCGTCTGGTCGCGCCCCGGACTGAACCAGCGTACCCGCCGGCTACTGGTCGCGGCGATTACGTCATCTCTTGGGCGATGGGAAGAATTTCGCCTGCACCTGCGGGCCGGCCTGCAGAACGGTCTGGAACT